One Streptomyces umbrinus genomic window, GTCCGTCTGAAGTGGAGCGAATCGCGTCACCACGGTCTCAGAACGTGCCACCGGCGGGGCCAGATGGTACAGCGTGGGCAGCCTTCTGAGCATCTCCTGATAGACCTCCAGTGAGTCGTCGGGGAGGCCGTAGAGAATGTTGTAGTGGATCGCCAGACGGTGGACGTATCCCGCCTTCAGCAGAGAGACGTTGTCGATGCCGCGCACACCTTTGCGCATGGATCGCAGGACGGGTGACGCGAACGACTCGATGCCGGGCTGGACCGCCACGTAGCCGGCATCGACGAGGGCGCGAACCCGCTCCGGTGGGTGGTTCGCCTTGATCTCGCTGTGGAGCGAGAACTTCGGCTGCTGCTCGCTGAGTTTGGGCAGCAAGTCCGTGTAGTAGTCCTTCGGCATGATGTAGTCGGAGAAGCGGTACGTGGTCTCCCCGTGCCGTTCGCGGAGTGTCGTGAGCATGCGCAGCGTGTCAGCCGCTGATCGGTGCCGGTACTTCAGCGTGTCGTCGTCGATACCGCAGAACACGCAGTGCTGGCTCTGTCCCCACCAGCAGCCGCGTGACGCCTCCACGGGCAGCACTGTGGTGGGGATACGAAGGCGGTGTTCCGCGGCGAGTGCGTCGAGGTCGTGGAACCAGTCGCTGTAGTCGGGCAGTGGCGTACGGGTGAGGTCGAACCTGGGCGGGCGAATGATCCGGTCGGCGAGGTGACCTGGCCACGAGGCCCGGTCACCACCCCCGAGAACGGCGAGGGCGAGGTCGACGATGACCTGCTCTCCGTCGCCTTGCACCACGGTGTCGACGACATCGAAGGCCTGGGCGACGGTGCGTCCGGGCTCCCCTTCCAGGGCGTAGCCGCCGAACACGACCGTAAGTCCCGGATCGCGGGCCTTGAGCCGGGTGGCGAGCGCCAGAGAAGCCATGGTCTGGTCGAACAGGCAGGTGAACCCCACCAGTCGGGGAGACATGGCCAGGATGCGCTCGGCGACGTCGTCAAGAAGCTGCGGGACGACCTCATGACGTACGCGTAGGAACAGCTCGAGCACCGCCGCGGCGTCCGCGTATCCCTCGGGCGGCGGATTGCCCTGGGTGTACTTCAGGATCCGGTCGACGACGGCCTTCTCCTGCTGTTCGTCGAGTAGCGGATCGAGTTCTCCGGTGAAGACGAACTCGTTGAGTCCCCAGGCGTTTGCCAGATACTGGTAGGTGCCAGGCTTGAGCCATCTCAGCAAGTGCGGAGCAACGTGGACCACTCGTGAACGGATTCCGGCCTCGCTGAGGCAGCCGGAAAGGATCCCGAGTCCCAAAGTCGGCTCGGCGGGCGGTGCCCAGGGCATGCTCACCAGGACGACGTCGTACTGCGTCACGAATGCGTTCCCTCCACGTTCAGCGAGACTGCGCGGGCCGGTGCTACAGCTTGACCTGGCCGCTCTCGTCGACGATCACCTCTGTGTCGGGCGTGGGAGCTTCGAGCAGAATGATGATCACGATGACGGCCACGGCGATGAGTTCGGTGTCGCTACGGGCCATACCGGTGCCATCCGCTCCCTGCATCAGGCTCAGCGTCGTCGCCTCCTGCAGCAGGGCCGCGGCGCCTGGTGAAAGAGACACGTCGAGCTGCTCCGCCACGCGCACGGGGTCGGTGGAGAGTTCCTTGATGTACCGCCCATCCCGGACGGCCTTGTTGTACAGGTCCAGCGCCTCGCGGCCCTCCTCCGGAGTCGCGCTGAGGTTGCGGGCCTGTGCTTCCGCCGACCCGGAACGGTAGGCGGCCTCCAGGACCGTGGTGGACGTGATGGACCGACGCATCTTCTCCACGCTCCCAGCCAGTGCTTCGCTCTGGAACAGCGGGTGCTTGAAGTAGATGCTCGGAAGCTGGTCGGCCATGGAGGATCCCTCTGTGTCGAGTGCGGTCTTCGCTCTTCTGTGAAGGTTCGCGAGA contains:
- a CDS encoding RiPP maturation radical SAM C-methyltransferase, translated to MTQYDVVLVSMPWAPPAEPTLGLGILSGCLSEAGIRSRVVHVAPHLLRWLKPGTYQYLANAWGLNEFVFTGELDPLLDEQQEKAVVDRILKYTQGNPPPEGYADAAAVLELFLRVRHEVVPQLLDDVAERILAMSPRLVGFTCLFDQTMASLALATRLKARDPGLTVVFGGYALEGEPGRTVAQAFDVVDTVVQGDGEQVIVDLALAVLGGGDRASWPGHLADRIIRPPRFDLTRTPLPDYSDWFHDLDALAAEHRLRIPTTVLPVEASRGCWWGQSQHCVFCGIDDDTLKYRHRSAADTLRMLTTLRERHGETTYRFSDYIMPKDYYTDLLPKLSEQQPKFSLHSEIKANHPPERVRALVDAGYVAVQPGIESFASPVLRSMRKGVRGIDNVSLLKAGYVHRLAIHYNILYGLPDDSLEVYQEMLRRLPTLYHLAPPVARSETVVTRFAPLQTDPARFGLTQRAVHHECYDVLLSRAFLDKTGFSLDEYAYYFQRNFEYAPDLDLAYGQLRTQIDHWKKQHRERFVELSWTQVGAALVINDSRFDTDPHTYTLSQAASLLYQELDERPLNIGRITHGLVEAGALCEEDAEGALAELLHRRLLWTEGDLAIGLAAPSSVAASHRAESWSRQWPSIWV